TTGAGCTCTAAACATACCTATACAATGATGTACATCAACGGAAGCCACAGCAATGGTGCCACCAGTTACAATGTCTTAGGAGCCAGTTCTGGAGCTTCTAGAAGATGTGTCTTTCCTGATGTGGGTGGTAGCAACTGTGGAGGTTCTCCAAGCTACTGTGGTGGAACAGCTTATGAAGGAAATCAGGACATGGAAAGAGGCATCTATGGTGGCTTGGATGGAGGTCCTTTAGGCAATGGTTATATATGTACTCCTTCTAGTGGGTTTGGCTTTAGCAACATCTGCTTTAAACATCTTGGTGGTGGGTATGGCATTTGGATTCAGGCACCTTTGTGCTCCTGTGATAAGAAAATGACCATGCAGAATCTCAATGACCGCTTAGCATCTTACCTGGACAATGTGCGTTATTTGGAGGAGGAAAATGCTCAGCTCGAGTGCAAAATTAGGGATTGGTACGATCAGCAAGGCTCACCCAATGACCCAAAGGATTATAACTATTACTacgaacaaactgaagacctcaaaAAACAggtatgaaaataacattatgaaaacattttaaaatgctttagTGAAGTGATGGaaagtatattttaattattaatccCTAGAATGAAAAATGAACTTCCTGATTGTGACAAACTCAGCAAGGAACTGAAATAGTTCTACACAAATTTTACATAGTTTTCCACAACGTTAGAATGTTTAAAAGTGTTACAGAAAAATTATTCTGTGGAGAAAAACAGATTTTCGGTGCAAAACACTGCTctgttttctacacagaaaaaaaggtattctgtgcagaaaagtgCTTTActctttgtttaaaaaattggGTTCCCCCCTTTCCCGGCAGAATTATTCTACTTCAGTATGTTCAAACATGGTAAGAAAATCGTAGATAAATAttatgtagggttttttttttcttcttgtgaTGGGGAAAAATAACTATAATTACTCCTCCCAACATATGAAgaaaaaatagtccaaaatgtagTTTGCTGGTGTAGGGCTTCATGCTTTGGAAATTAATGTACATGAAATTCAATAAGTCCCTTATTGAGCAGAGATTTGGACTTAATGCCTCATAGGgcacccttccaactctatgattttatcatGCTGagttattaatgatgatgatgatgatgatgacatctCTAGGCATTCTATGACCAGAATGCCATTGCTTGATCCAATGAATTGGGGCAAAGAAAGATGAAGCAGAGGTAGGTAAGTGGTGGTTCTGTGTTTGGAAGGAGAGTTGAAAATGCTcatgaatttgtttttgtttgctttcttgaATAGGTGAAAATCTTGAATAGAATAAATAGAATATGTAACTTAAAGGAAAGTAAAGGAAAGAAATTAGTACCAGCCTATTAACTAGTAAAGGGATATCTTaccaattgaaaggttggcagttggaAGCTCTGGTCGGGGGTGAGTgcccgaccttcagcccagcttacTACCCACCTGGCAGAGCGAAAACagctgtaagtagataaataggtaccacttaagtGGGGAAGTATTGTCTTCCCtaatggcaccataaggaaatactagaaaaatgccagtgataacaaaggaggaagtctgtgaacagggcttTTTGACATGGTGGATGGAgagacagcacccccccccccccccccccgtggttggaatcgagcacaacctccaggatgtcgaagatgggaaatgcctatatacctctttctgtactgttgtctgtcctgcctgtgcattgaatgtttgctgtatatgtgttctgtgatccactttgaatccccttcagggtgagaagggcggaataaaaatgcaatgcaatgcaatgcaatgcaataaatACCAGAGAGAAAATAATAGGATGCTGGGGATCAGaatgtaaatgaatgaacaaataaatgaataggACATTTAGTTTAAATAATGCTGATTTTTCAAATTGGACATTTGTCTCATTCATGGCTGTCTTCTCTGGTGAGGGTGGTAGAGCTATAAGGATCAATGTGTTAGAGAAGAAACAGGGATGCCAGACTGCAATGAACTTTTGGGAAGATGATGGCACTCTTTGAGAAAGTAATGTGAGCAGTATAAAACAACTAGAGTAATTAGTGTTTAGAGAAGTAGTTCTAAACTTTTTGATCCTACAGATGTTTAGgatgtcaactcccagaattcctgaccattgtttataccagtggttctcaaactgtgggtccccagatgttttgaccttcatctctcagaaatcctaacagttgctaaactggctgggatttctgggagttgtaggccaaaacacctggggaccccacaggctgagaaccactggtctatactgACATGGGCCTGTAGGAAATgaggtccaaaaacatctggaagaccaaatatTAGATCACTGGTCTAGAGAAAAGATTAAAGAAGCACCAAGATAGGTAAGTCTTGTTCACTGCTTAATACTGGAAATGGTCAAAGAAATAAAACCtaataaattaaatattattttcttccttGCAGCTTATTTGTGCCACAGTGGACTGCAGGAAACTTATCCTGGACATTCATAACAACAAGTTGACTGCAGATGACTTCAGAATGAGGTGAGGTGCTCCTGAGTTTATATGGCATGAGTGGGTGGAGAAAGCTTTCTTTGGTTCCCATAAATTAGCATACTTGTTAATATTTCACAAATTACACATGTGACTAAAGagcatcataattttgtcaaaaccactaaagttattaatgaggaaccAAAGGCaagctacagcagtttgcttttgcctgagttggCAGGCAAGGGAAAGATTCTGCCTCTACTTCTGTTCTCCTGCTATTGAATTGAGTTCaggctacttttgcactttgaattcagtttgccacAAGTAACAGATGTAGAGGATGatgggggaaagtgggaggtGAGAGAAACtgggcccccttctacactgtcatacatcccatgatctgataccagattatctgatttaaactggattatatgcgtctccactgccagataatctgggataagaagataatctgggatcagatcctgggatatagggacagtgtgaaaggggcctgagacattttaaaagcagctgaaaaagtgacgTGACAAGGGATTAATTGGGTCTGTTCCTGCTAAATAGAAACAGTTGGAGGTACAATGTGGCTCTCAAAGGATGACGAATCAGTACCCAGGGAGAAACCTGCCTTTGTAGGCTAAGAGAAATTTGCCAAAGGAAGATCACGAACACCTCAAATATACTAATACAGTCAATCTtccacattcattggggttaGGAGCACAGGATCCATGTACAAATAGAAAAATCAATATTAGAGAAAGTTCTATTTTTGTCTGAGACCTTTCTAGGAAGGTCTAGatcctgatgaagaagcacaacctacaaactatctacagacccacaaagaaaatccagcaaatgctacagccagcgaaagacaagagggatcctctctcctctgcaggagtctaccagataccatgcaactgtggacaagtatacgtagggaccaccaaacgtagtgcgcaaacacgagtcaaagaacatgaaaggcactgcagactaactcaaccagagaaatcagccatagcagagcacttgatgaaccaacctggacgcagtatattatttgagaacacagaaatgcatgtggacaacttcaacagaaaggaggaaaccatgaaaatgaacaaaatctggctaccagtattaaaaaactcaaaaatcagaacagtagatgggaagcaacactctgagggcggAGGAGCttcagggacggctaatgactctgaacaaaggatgccccccaggcaagagacgaaccttcccaatgctaattaaggtgattaacagcaacattcacgctggcttccaactgacaaagaactctcctcacaccctggactctccacagatatatattaatcttccttgcctagtttgtccatgcctcacaacctctgaggatgcctgccatagatgtgggcgaaacatcaggagagaatacttctagaacatggccatacagcccggaatacatacaacaaccctgtgggtttgattatttgcagatttgattaatatggtatcactaggaatctcttggtcagtggttcttaatctgtgagtccccaaatgttttgaccttcaactcccaaaaatactaacagctggcaaaccggctgggatttctgggagttgtaggccaaaacacctggggacctacaggttgagaaccactgatctaggtccTCCAAGGAACTCTGTGGCCCACTTCCTCCAGTAGTCATGCTGATAGCCCAAGAGATTCCAAGAGAAAACACATCTCTAGGTATGTGTAGGTCCTCTTGTGGGATTCAGatggaagtttatttatttatttatttatttatttattatttaaacttgtatgccgccactcccctaagTTGTCCATAAGAGTTGGTTGGAAGATCTGGACCTTCCTAGAAAGGTCTCAGACAAAAATAGCACTTTCTCTAATGGTGTACATGGATCCTGTGCTCCtaaccccaatgaatgtggaAGATTGACTATTAGTATATTTGAGGTGTTCGTGATCTTACTAGTTGCCAATACTTTTCCATCCCATATATCTGATGCAGGTATGAGGCTGAACGGGTCTTTCGCCAGGATAAGGAAACTGACATTGATAGCTTACGTCAAGTCCTGGATCAGCTGACCCTTGGGAGATCTGATCTTGAGGCACAACTTGAATCTTTCCAGGAAGAGCTATGTTGCCTTAAAAAGAACCATGAAGAGGTGAGCTGTTAATCCGGAAGCCTCTTATAATTGGAAAGGACTCCTTGGTTTTTACCAGAATCATATTTTATCCCCATCCCTCTGATTCAGCGATGACCCATTCCAAATTAATTACTTACTTTGCAGAAAGTAAAGCTTCTGACGAAACAGGCACAGGGGAATCTTAATGTTGAAGTAAATTCTAACCCAAGCTCAGAACTGCAGAAGGCCTTGGATAATCTGAGAAGGCGATATGAAGCCATTATTGAGAAGAATGTCAAAGAAATTGAGACGTGGTATGAAAGTATGGTAGGTGGTTTCAAGTTGTATTCAGGCAagtaatggagaaaaatattgaATCATTTGTTCATGTTCAGATAAAAAAAAAAGTCCCTATTAAACCCACCAGGCGATCTTGGACTAGTCAATGTCTCTCTCCTCACCTATCTCATAGAAGAGTTGTGAAGATAAAGTGGGGAAGAAGAAAGCAATATATCCCTAATTTTACAATACATTCAGGACATTTTGTactatgccttcaagttgtttctgactcatggGGACTGTTTCATAAGGTTTCCCTGGCAATATTTATTTAGAGAGGGTttaccactgccttcctctgaggctgagagaatgggacttgcccaaggtcacccagtgaatttccatggcaaAACAGAGACTTGACCTCCTGTCTCCGTAGTTCAATAGCCAAACCACTGCACAAAACTGTCTCTAATTACACTAGTTTAATTTATAAATTCAAAATCTGCCAGCTTTTGCTCTTactgcatttaaaatattttatccttTTCCCAGTCAATCTTGGGAAATTCTTCCTGCAAAATTCTTCCTGCAGTGTATTGAGCATATTTTTGTTTCCATCGCTACAGTAAAGCATTCTGATTGTTTCTGTTTATATGCCCATGTTTAGAATGACTGCCTTCTTTATATTGTCTAAGGcattggttctcaaactgtgagtccccaggtgttttggcctacaactcccagaaatcccaaccagtttaccagctgttaggatttctgggagttgaaggtcaaaacctctggggacccaaaggttgagaaccactggtcttagGGATATTTTGTGCTCTGATACTAacatatgcattttaattgtgtaCAGTTTTGTTTGCCCTCTTCCTTTCCAAAACATATCAGTGATAAGATCTATTATTTcaatgcagtgtttctcaaagtgggatcctccaggtgttttagatttcagctcccagaaatcccagccagtttactagctgttaggatttgtgggagattatatccaaaacacctggaggagcacagcttgagaaacactgatttagggcccttgcacacagtcatatagcccagaatgtcaaggcagataatccacaatatctgctttgaactgggttatctgaatccccttctacacagctatataaaatccacattgaactgaattatgtgacagtatggattcagataacccaattcaaagcaggtattgtggattatctaccttaatatttggggttatatggctgtgtggaagggcccagagtccacattgccatataatccaatgtggattttatacagctgtgtggaaggggccttagagatttTTGAGGAAAGATTTGTTCCATTCCATTGGTAAGCTTGGTGGACATCAAATTGACATTTACATC
This sequence is a window from Anolis carolinensis isolate JA03-04 chromosome 6, rAnoCar3.1.pri, whole genome shotgun sequence. Protein-coding genes within it:
- the LOC100553450 gene encoding keratin, type I cytoskeletal 19 — its product is MMYINGSHSNGATSYNVLGASSGASRRCVFPDVGGSNCGGSPSYCGGTAYEGNQDMERGIYGGLDGGPLGNGYICTPSSGFGFSNICFKHLGGGYGIWIQAPLCSCDKKMTMQNLNDRLASYLDNVRYLEEENAQLECKIRDWYDQQGSPNDPKDYNYYYEQTEDLKKQLICATVDCRKLILDIHNNKLTADDFRMRYEAERVFRQDKETDIDSLRQVLDQLTLGRSDLEAQLESFQEELCCLKKNHEEKVKLLTKQAQGNLNVEVNSNPSSELQKALDNLRRRYEAIIEKNVKEIETWYESMTEAINMSKELKDDNNQVVDLKGQLQTLESNLQTQLSLRDTLQDSLAETQCLYNNSLAEIQNQICYMEQQLVELRVKTECLDQEYIRLSDAKCLLEHEIETYCCLLGEEQHDPEIRTSRHGRKFASFICRAMTTLSSVLSDLKSRSMSLPSSF